A region of Marmota flaviventris isolate mMarFla1 chromosome 11, mMarFla1.hap1, whole genome shotgun sequence DNA encodes the following proteins:
- the C11H2orf88 gene encoding small membrane A-kinase anchor protein translates to MGCMKSKQTFPFPTTFAPEKQDENEETFMPEQEFLPRMPSPVHVNEEVKKPPVPNIVVLEYAHRLSQEILHDALQQWARNNIKYYDIPYIESDSEGLDAVG, encoded by the coding sequence ATGGGCTGCATGAAATCAAAGCAAACTTTTCCATTTCCTACCACATTTGCACCAGAGAAGCAAGATGAGAATGAAGAAACCTTCATGCCAGAACAGGAATTTCTACCTAGGATGCCTTCTCCAGTTCATGTCAATGAGGAAGTGAAGAAACCCCCAGTGCCCAACATTGTGGTGCTTGAATATGCACACCGTCTATCCCAGGAAATTTTGCATGATGCCCTGCAGCAGTGGGCACGCAATAACATCAAGTACTATGACATCCCATACATTGAGAGTGACAGCGAGGGCCTTGATGCTGTAGGATGA